The proteins below come from a single Campylobacter sp. CCUG 57310 genomic window:
- a CDS encoding molybdopterin-dependent oxidoreductase — protein MNRQRRDVLKFGALLAGAPLISKVAATNLLADELNSGLVKNGTVNTAAHWGMLKVEVKDGRIVGSNPIQKTSDIPNPLQNFTADMVYKSRIRYPMVRKSYLMDPNNPKPELRGKDEWVRVRYEDAIKLVARELKKTRKEKGIQSVFAGSYGWKSSGNVHNSRILLHRFMNLSGGFVGHLGDYSTGASQVIMPHVMGSIEVYEQQTSWPLILEHSKVVVIWGANPLNTLRIAWTSTDEQGFKYLEELKKSGKKVIIIDPIKSETAQYFDKAQWVTPLPNTDTAMMLGMMHYLYTSDKYDKEFISTYTVGFDKFLPYLLGKTDGVAKDLDWASKICGLKASLIKELADTFMNNRTMLMSGWGMQRAHHGEQPHWAMVTLAAMLGQIGLPGGGFGLSYHYSNGGAPTCKGGVIGGMNSASLGFFNEEGEFIGTNTGSFDKNGRFIAKPVAASGTGQSWLSKATEYVFPLARIADALLNPGKVIDHNGKKITYPDIDFIYWVGGNPFCHHQDTNTLVKAWQKPRTIVVNEPYWTPTAKMADIVFPTTTAYERNDITMTGDYSNMNIVPMKQVVEKFEESRDDYQIFSDLCKAYAKNLVVAYTDNGKNEFDWIKEYYDAAYNQVISVPDLVTDMKPFNEFWAANEPVTFASTPESDQWIRHGEFREDPILNALGTPSGLIEIYSETIEKMGYDDCKAHPMWFEPIEWLGMKDKPAKFHMISAHPADRLHSQLSNTSIRDNYAVANREPIWINEKDAKELGIKDGDLVRVFNARGEALAGAVVTKNISRNVVRLCEGAWYDPDMNGLCKNGSANALTIDIPTSKLANGNIAHTALVNIEKFTGVAPKLTAFSDPKFAM, from the coding sequence ATGAACAGACAAAGACGAGATGTTTTAAAATTCGGCGCGCTTTTAGCAGGAGCTCCGCTAATTTCAAAGGTTGCAGCTACGAATTTGCTTGCAGATGAGCTAAATTCCGGTCTTGTTAAAAACGGCACGGTAAATACCGCAGCTCACTGGGGTATGCTAAAAGTAGAGGTTAAAGACGGAAGGATCGTCGGCTCAAACCCTATCCAAAAGACAAGCGATATACCAAATCCGCTTCAAAATTTTACCGCCGATATGGTATATAAAAGTCGCATAAGATATCCGATGGTACGCAAAAGCTATCTGATGGATCCAAACAATCCAAAACCGGAACTTAGAGGTAAAGACGAGTGGGTTAGGGTAAGATATGAAGACGCGATCAAGCTTGTGGCCAGAGAGCTTAAAAAGACGAGAAAAGAAAAAGGAATTCAAAGCGTATTTGCGGGAAGCTACGGCTGGAAATCAAGCGGAAACGTGCATAATTCCAGAATTTTGCTTCATAGATTTATGAATTTAAGCGGCGGATTTGTGGGACACCTTGGCGATTATTCCACAGGAGCAAGCCAAGTCATAATGCCTCATGTTATGGGAAGTATTGAGGTTTATGAGCAGCAAACCAGCTGGCCACTTATACTTGAGCACTCAAAAGTAGTCGTTATCTGGGGAGCAAACCCTCTAAACACGCTTAGGATAGCTTGGACGAGTACTGATGAGCAAGGCTTTAAATACCTTGAAGAGCTTAAAAAATCAGGCAAAAAAGTAATAATCATCGATCCGATTAAGAGCGAGACGGCTCAATATTTTGATAAGGCTCAGTGGGTAACTCCGCTTCCAAATACCGATACTGCGATGATGCTTGGTATGATGCACTACTTATACACAAGCGATAAATACGATAAAGAGTTTATCTCGACTTATACGGTCGGCTTTGATAAATTCCTTCCTTATCTGCTAGGTAAGACGGACGGAGTGGCAAAAGATTTGGATTGGGCGAGCAAAATTTGCGGACTTAAAGCGTCTCTTATCAAAGAGCTTGCAGATACCTTTATGAATAACCGCACTATGCTAATGAGCGGTTGGGGTATGCAAAGAGCTCATCACGGCGAGCAACCTCACTGGGCTATGGTAACTCTAGCTGCTATGCTGGGTCAGATCGGACTTCCGGGCGGCGGCTTTGGCTTAAGTTATCATTACTCAAACGGCGGTGCTCCTACTTGCAAAGGCGGAGTAATCGGCGGTATGAATAGTGCAAGTTTAGGATTTTTCAATGAAGAGGGTGAATTTATCGGTACAAATACGGGAAGCTTTGATAAAAATGGTCGCTTTATAGCTAAACCTGTAGCGGCAAGCGGCACTGGTCAAAGTTGGCTTTCAAAAGCAACCGAATATGTATTCCCATTAGCTAGGATAGCCGACGCATTGCTAAATCCGGGTAAAGTTATAGATCACAACGGTAAGAAGATAACATATCCTGATATAGACTTTATCTACTGGGTCGGCGGCAATCCATTCTGCCACCATCAAGATACAAACACTCTTGTAAAAGCTTGGCAAAAACCTCGCACCATCGTCGTAAATGAGCCTTACTGGACACCGACAGCAAAGATGGCTGATATCGTGTTCCCAACTACAACGGCTTATGAGAGAAACGACATCACGATGACGGGCGATTACTCAAATATGAACATCGTCCCTATGAAACAAGTCGTTGAAAAATTTGAAGAGTCAAGAGACGACTATCAAATTTTTAGCGATCTTTGCAAGGCTTACGCTAAAAATCTAGTCGTAGCATATACCGATAACGGCAAAAACGAATTTGACTGGATCAAAGAGTACTATGACGCAGCTTATAATCAAGTAATCTCAGTGCCTGATTTAGTAACTGATATGAAACCGTTTAATGAATTCTGGGCCGCAAATGAGCCTGTTACATTTGCTTCTACTCCGGAGAGTGATCAATGGATAAGACACGGCGAATTTAGAGAAGATCCTATCCTAAACGCACTGGGAACGCCGTCGGGTCTTATAGAAATTTACTCAGAAACTATCGAAAAGATGGGATATGACGACTGCAAAGCTCACCCTATGTGGTTTGAGCCTATTGAGTGGCTGGGTATGAAGGATAAGCCTGCTAAATTCCATATGATAAGCGCTCACCCTGCAGATAGACTTCACTCGCAGCTAAGCAATACGAGCATCCGCGACAATTACGCAGTGGCAAATCGTGAACCGATCTGGATAAACGAAAAAGACGCTAAAGAACTTGGCATAAAAGACGGTGATTTGGTGCGAGTGTTTAACGCCAGAGGAGAAGCGTTAGCCGGTGCGGTCGTAACTAAAAACATATCAAGAAACGTTGTAAGGCTTTGCGAGGGCGCTTGGTATGATCCTGATATGAACGGACTTTGCAAAAACGGCTCTGCAAACGCACTAACCATAGATATACCGACCAGCAAGCTTGCAAACGGCAATATAGCTCATACGGCTCTGGTAAATATCGAGAAATTTACCGGCGTTGCTCCTAAACTAACTGCATTTAGCGATCCGAAATTCGCTATGTGA
- a CDS encoding D-amino-acid transaminase, protein MKGIVYLNGEFMDANEAKVSAFDRGFIFGDGIYEVVPVLGGKLVDKDGFWQRFEQSLAAIELSLPCEKSKFEEILNEVISRNSLKEGGVYMQITRGVADRDFCFIKNLEPTCFIFCYEKEIINNPDAINGISVVSVEDIRWKRRDIKSISLLAQCYAKEQAVKKGAYEGFMVEDGLVTEATSSSAFIIKDDVLITKPLSNEILPGIRRKVILGFAEQAGLKIEQRAFSMDDVYNADEVFISAATLLLLPVISADGRAINGGKVGKYAPKLRQMYVDKLKKEIENYN, encoded by the coding sequence ATGAAAGGCATAGTCTATCTAAACGGCGAATTTATGGATGCAAACGAGGCAAAAGTAAGTGCATTTGATAGGGGGTTTATATTTGGCGACGGAATTTATGAAGTAGTGCCCGTACTTGGCGGCAAGCTTGTGGATAAAGATGGATTTTGGCAGAGGTTTGAGCAGAGTTTGGCTGCGATAGAGCTTAGTTTGCCTTGTGAAAAATCTAAATTTGAAGAAATTTTAAACGAGGTCATATCAAGAAATTCATTAAAAGAGGGCGGAGTGTATATGCAGATAACCAGAGGCGTTGCCGATAGGGACTTTTGCTTTATCAAAAATTTAGAGCCTACCTGCTTCATATTTTGTTACGAAAAAGAGATCATAAATAATCCAGACGCGATAAACGGCATCAGTGTAGTAAGTGTCGAAGATATCCGCTGGAAACGCAGAGATATCAAGTCTATCTCGCTTTTAGCTCAGTGCTATGCAAAGGAGCAAGCCGTAAAAAAGGGCGCTTACGAGGGATTTATGGTTGAAGATGGCTTGGTGACCGAAGCTACAAGCTCAAGCGCTTTTATCATCAAAGATGATGTCTTGATAACCAAGCCTCTTTCAAATGAAATTTTGCCCGGAATTCGTAGAAAAGTAATTCTTGGATTTGCCGAGCAGGCGGGACTTAAGATAGAGCAACGTGCCTTTAGTATGGATGATGTTTATAATGCCGATGAGGTTTTTATTTCCGCAGCTACGCTTTTGCTTTTACCTGTCATAAGTGCTGACGGAAGAGCGATAAACGGTGGAAAAGTTGGCAAATATGCGCCAAAACTAAGACAAATGTATGTAGATAAGCTTAAAAAAGAGATTGAAAATTATAATTGA
- a CDS encoding HyaD/HybD family hydrogenase maturation endopeptidase, protein MKVLVLGIGNVMFSDEGVGVHFTEMIKRNYKFTHEINSLEFVDGGTLAIALTPIIAEFDYLIVVDCISADESSIGDVYFFDYEAMPNQISWDGSAHEVEMLQTLQLMDLAGDMPKTKILGVVPKRIEPMSFELSSEIKASAKVMEKTLLKHLEELGFSYEKISNLNIIDLANEYKNKGI, encoded by the coding sequence ATGAAGGTGCTCGTCCTTGGCATCGGTAATGTAATGTTCTCCGACGAAGGTGTCGGAGTTCATTTTACCGAAATGATAAAAAGAAACTACAAATTTACTCACGAAATCAACTCTTTAGAATTTGTTGACGGTGGCACCTTGGCGATAGCCTTAACTCCGATCATAGCGGAATTTGACTATCTTATAGTGGTTGATTGCATAAGCGCTGATGAATCAAGCATAGGCGATGTCTATTTTTTCGACTACGAAGCGATGCCAAATCAAATTTCATGGGACGGCTCGGCGCATGAGGTTGAGATGCTTCAGACTCTTCAGCTTATGGATCTAGCCGGAGATATGCCAAAGACTAAAATTTTAGGCGTTGTTCCAAAGCGAATAGAACCTATGAGTTTTGAGCTTTCAAGTGAAATTAAAGCTAGCGCCAAAGTCATGGAAAAAACACTGCTAAAACACCTTGAAGAGCTTGGATTTAGCTATGAAAAAATCTCAAATTTAAATATAATAGACCTCGCAAACGAATACAAAAACAAAGGCATCTGA
- a CDS encoding methylated-DNA--[protein]-cysteine S-methyltransferase, which translates to MQKAYLKSPIGILEICADENGICELNFVDKFVKTEVKDENLKLCLKELDEYFKGNLREFKCKFQISGTPFQKSVYEALLKIPYGKRVTYAQLAKNIDNPKACRAVGSANGKNKIPVIIPCHRVVAGNSLGGYSGGEGLKTKEFLLNLEKENL; encoded by the coding sequence TTGCAAAAAGCCTACTTAAAATCCCCTATCGGCATCTTAGAAATTTGCGCAGACGAAAACGGAATTTGCGAGCTAAATTTCGTGGATAAATTTGTAAAAACAGAGGTTAAAGATGAAAATTTAAAGCTTTGTTTAAAAGAGCTTGATGAGTATTTCAAAGGAAATTTACGCGAGTTTAAATGCAAATTTCAAATTTCAGGCACTCCTTTTCAAAAAAGCGTATATGAAGCGCTGCTTAAAATTCCTTACGGAAAGAGAGTGACCTACGCCCAGCTAGCTAAAAACATAGACAACCCAAAGGCTTGCCGTGCGGTTGGCTCTGCAAACGGCAAAAATAAAATCCCTGTCATCATCCCATGCCACAGAGTAGTAGCCGGCAATTCACTTGGCGGATACTCAGGTGGAGAAGGCTTAAAAACAAAGGAGTTTTTACTGAATTTGGAAAAAGAGAATTTGTAA
- a CDS encoding bifunctional aconitate hydratase 2/2-methylisocitrate dehydratase, with the protein MDFFKEYEKHVDERALLGVPPLALSVEQTKQVCELLKAGDKRQPELINLLATRVNPGVDDAAKVKAEFLNEIINHDVKIAGIDKLSAVSMLKPMLGGYSVIVLIASLQNSDKSVAKAACEVLKETIFVHDYFNDVLNLSKSNEFAREVMISWANAEWFLSRKPLDEVIKAVVFKVPGETNTDDLSPASEAFTRSDIPLHANAMLIRRQLGSLEKIAELKKSGREVVYAGDVVGTGSSRKSGINSIQWHLGRDIDGVPNKKTGGIVIGTTIAPIFFNTAEDSGALPIIADVSLLETGDEIEIYPYKGEIVQAGKVVSRFTLMPNTLLDEIRAGGRVPLIIGRGLCMKARAALNLGDEQIFTKPTQPKDDGEFGFTLAQKIVGKACGIEGVRPNSYVEPLTLTVGSQDTTGPMTRDEIKELASLGFSADFVLQSFCHTAAYPKPSDSITHKTLPKFMNSRGGVSLKPGDGVIHSWLNRMVLPDTLGTGGDSHTRFPIGISFPAGSGLVAFAAVLGVMPLNMPESVLVRFKGNFQRGVTLRDLVNAIPYYAIKQGLLTVEKKNKRNIFAGKILEIEGLESLKVEQAFELSDASAERSAAACVVALDKAPVIEYIRSNITLIEAMIKAGYESRATLERRANKMREWLANPTLLKADSNAKYTEVIEINLDEITEPILACPNDPDDVATLSEILADERRAKNIDEVFVGSCMTNIGHYRALAEVLRGEGEIPTRLWVVPPTKMDKDKLEREGYYDVFRSVKAHIEVPGCSLCMGNQARVKDNAVVFSTSTRNFDNRMGLGAKVYLGSAELAAVCALLGRLPSVEEYMRIVPERIAGKEDEIYRYLNFNEIENFKID; encoded by the coding sequence ATGGATTTTTTTAAAGAGTATGAAAAACACGTTGATGAAAGGGCATTGCTCGGTGTTCCACCGCTTGCTTTAAGCGTAGAGCAGACAAAGCAAGTTTGCGAGCTTTTAAAAGCGGGCGATAAAAGGCAACCCGAGCTTATAAATTTGCTTGCTACTAGAGTAAATCCGGGCGTTGATGATGCGGCTAAGGTAAAGGCTGAATTTTTAAACGAGATTATAAATCACGATGTTAAGATCGCTGGCATTGATAAGCTAAGCGCGGTAAGCATGCTAAAGCCTATGCTTGGGGGATATAGCGTGATCGTGCTTATAGCCTCGCTTCAAAACAGCGATAAATCCGTAGCAAAAGCCGCCTGTGAGGTGCTTAAAGAGACGATTTTCGTGCATGATTATTTTAACGACGTGCTAAATTTAAGCAAAAGTAACGAATTTGCTAGGGAAGTTATGATCTCATGGGCGAATGCAGAGTGGTTTTTATCGCGTAAGCCGCTTGATGAGGTGATAAAGGCGGTTGTATTTAAGGTGCCAGGAGAAACGAACACCGATGATCTAAGCCCTGCAAGCGAGGCATTTACTCGCTCTGATATCCCGCTTCATGCTAATGCGATGCTCATTAGAAGGCAGCTGGGAAGCCTTGAGAAGATAGCTGAGCTTAAAAAAAGCGGCCGTGAAGTAGTTTACGCGGGCGATGTAGTGGGAACCGGCTCAAGTAGAAAAAGCGGTATAAACTCCATCCAGTGGCATTTGGGGCGAGACATTGACGGCGTGCCAAACAAAAAAACAGGCGGCATAGTTATCGGCACGACTATCGCTCCGATATTTTTTAACACCGCAGAAGATAGCGGTGCACTACCTATAATCGCTGATGTAAGCTTGCTTGAGACGGGCGATGAGATTGAAATTTACCCGTATAAAGGTGAGATAGTGCAAGCGGGTAAGGTCGTAAGTCGCTTTACGCTTATGCCAAATACCCTACTTGATGAAATTCGAGCAGGCGGGCGCGTACCGCTTATCATCGGTCGCGGGCTTTGCATGAAGGCTAGAGCGGCGTTAAATTTGGGAGATGAGCAGATATTTACTAAGCCTACTCAGCCTAAGGATGATGGCGAATTTGGCTTTACTCTGGCTCAAAAGATAGTAGGCAAGGCGTGCGGCATAGAGGGCGTGCGGCCAAATTCTTACGTTGAGCCTTTGACTTTAACCGTAGGTAGTCAAGATACCACGGGTCCGATGACAAGAGATGAGATAAAAGAGCTTGCAAGCCTTGGATTTTCGGCCGATTTTGTGCTTCAGAGCTTTTGTCATACGGCTGCTTATCCTAAGCCAAGCGATTCGATTACGCATAAGACTCTGCCGAAATTTATGAATTCTCGCGGCGGCGTTAGTCTAAAGCCAGGAGACGGCGTCATACACTCGTGGCTAAATCGCATGGTGCTTCCAGATACCCTTGGAACGGGTGGCGATAGCCATACGCGCTTTCCTATCGGCATAAGCTTTCCCGCAGGAAGCGGTCTTGTGGCGTTTGCTGCGGTGCTTGGCGTAATGCCTTTAAACATGCCCGAGTCCGTTTTAGTGCGCTTTAAAGGCAATTTTCAAAGAGGCGTTACTCTTAGAGATCTAGTAAATGCGATACCTTACTACGCCATTAAGCAAGGGCTACTAACCGTAGAAAAGAAAAACAAAAGAAACATCTTTGCAGGCAAAATTTTAGAGATCGAAGGGCTTGAGAGTCTAAAGGTAGAGCAGGCTTTTGAGCTAAGCGACGCTTCAGCTGAACGCTCCGCAGCTGCCTGTGTGGTGGCTCTTGATAAAGCGCCTGTGATAGAGTACATAAGATCAAACATAACTCTCATCGAAGCGATGATAAAGGCAGGGTATGAAAGCAGGGCGACTCTTGAGCGAAGAGCTAACAAGATGCGCGAGTGGCTGGCAAATCCAACCCTCCTAAAAGCCGATAGTAACGCCAAGTACACTGAAGTGATAGAGATAAATTTAGACGAGATAACCGAGCCGATACTTGCTTGTCCGAACGATCCTGATGACGTGGCGACTCTTAGTGAAATTTTAGCCGATGAAAGACGTGCCAAGAATATCGATGAGGTCTTTGTGGGAAGCTGCATGACAAATATCGGACACTACCGCGCTTTAGCCGAAGTGTTAAGAGGCGAGGGCGAGATACCTACGCGCCTTTGGGTTGTGCCGCCTACGAAGATGGATAAGGATAAGCTTGAGCGCGAGGGGTACTATGACGTGTTTAGAAGTGTAAAAGCTCACATAGAAGTGCCCGGCTGCTCGCTTTGTATGGGAAATCAAGCGCGAGTCAAGGATAACGCCGTGGTCTTTTCAACCTCGACCAGAAATTTTGACAACCGAATGGGGCTTGGCGCAAAGGTTTATCTTGGAAGCGCGGAACTTGCTGCGGTTTGCGCTCTACTTGGAAGACTTCCGAGCGTGGAGGAGTATATGAGGATAGTTCCTGAAAGAATCGCAGGCAAAGAGGATGAAATTTACAGATATCTAAATTTTAATGAGATAGAGAATTTTAAGATAGATTAA
- a CDS encoding nickel-dependent hydrogenase large subunit translates to MSEQRIVIDPVTRIEGHLRVEVVVDENNVVKEAYSGSTLWRGIEQVVKGRDPRDAGFFTQRICGVCTYSHYRAGIVAVEKALGIVPPLNAELTRTLMNAALYLHDHVVHFYQLHGLDWVDIVSALEADPRKASEEAFKYCETPYATGADKLKEVKEKVAAFAKKGNLGPFANAYWGHSTYRFTPEQNLIVLSHYLECLSMQRTIAQMMAIFGSKNPHPQSLTVGGVTCVMDLLSPSRLGEYLTKFKETVDFVNRAYYPDILMAAKAYGNEPSVLNDVGVANFLSYDEFLVGRNDNLFQSGIVLNGDLSKVYEVDDMKITEEATRAWYKDDKPLHPYDGKTDPNYTGLVDMKTLDGHGKMVDTKVFDAKGKYSWIKAPRYEGKPMQVGPIASIVVNYARGNKRVVPIVDKFLQETGLPINAIFSTLGRTATRMLEAKVVADHGLTAFNNLIENLKTDQETCAKYVIDNKKEYKGYFAGNAPRGALSHWCRIKDGVITNWQAVVPSTWNASPKDANGIRGSYEECIIGLKIADLTQPLEIIRKIHSYDPCIACAVHVMDTKGNKISEYKINPNL, encoded by the coding sequence ATGAGCGAACAAAGAATAGTAATAGATCCTGTAACGAGGATTGAAGGGCACCTTCGAGTAGAGGTTGTCGTAGATGAAAATAACGTAGTTAAAGAGGCTTATTCTGGCTCTACCTTATGGAGAGGAATAGAGCAGGTAGTAAAGGGTCGCGATCCTAGAGATGCGGGATTTTTTACTCAAAGAATTTGCGGAGTTTGCACATATTCTCATTATAGAGCGGGTATTGTTGCCGTTGAAAAGGCTCTTGGTATAGTTCCTCCGCTTAATGCAGAGCTTACTAGAACGCTTATGAACGCAGCTCTTTATCTTCACGACCACGTTGTGCATTTTTACCAACTCCACGGACTTGACTGGGTCGATATCGTCTCCGCGCTTGAAGCAGATCCGAGAAAGGCCAGCGAAGAGGCGTTTAAATACTGCGAAACTCCGTATGCTACGGGAGCCGATAAACTAAAAGAAGTTAAAGAAAAGGTCGCAGCATTTGCCAAAAAAGGAAATTTAGGACCGTTTGCCAACGCTTACTGGGGGCATAGTACATATCGCTTCACTCCTGAGCAAAATTTGATAGTGCTTTCACACTATTTAGAATGCTTAAGCATGCAAAGAACCATAGCTCAAATGATGGCTATATTTGGCTCTAAAAACCCGCATCCACAAAGTTTAACAGTAGGTGGCGTAACCTGCGTTATGGATCTTTTAAGTCCGTCAAGACTTGGTGAATATCTAACCAAATTTAAAGAGACGGTTGATTTTGTAAATCGCGCTTATTATCCTGATATTTTAATGGCGGCTAAAGCTTACGGAAACGAGCCAAGCGTATTAAATGACGTGGGAGTGGCGAATTTCTTATCTTATGATGAATTTTTAGTCGGTAGAAACGATAATCTATTCCAAAGCGGTATAGTTCTAAACGGCGATTTAAGCAAGGTTTATGAAGTGGACGATATGAAGATAACCGAAGAGGCTACTCGTGCTTGGTATAAGGACGATAAACCGCTTCATCCGTATGACGGCAAAACAGATCCTAACTATACGGGACTAGTTGATATGAAGACCCTTGACGGGCATGGCAAGATGGTTGATACTAAAGTATTTGACGCTAAGGGTAAATATAGCTGGATAAAGGCTCCAAGATATGAGGGCAAGCCTATGCAAGTAGGTCCTATCGCAAGCATCGTAGTTAACTATGCAAGAGGAAACAAAAGAGTAGTGCCTATCGTGGATAAATTCTTGCAAGAGACAGGACTTCCGATAAACGCTATATTCTCAACATTAGGAAGAACGGCTACTCGTATGCTTGAGGCGAAAGTAGTTGCCGATCACGGTTTAACGGCGTTTAATAACTTGATTGAAAATTTAAAAACGGATCAAGAAACTTGCGCTAAATACGTAATAGACAATAAAAAAGAGTATAAAGGCTACTTTGCGGGCAATGCTCCAAGAGGCGCTTTATCTCACTGGTGTAGAATTAAAGACGGCGTTATAACAAACTGGCAAGCGGTAGTTCCATCAACTTGGAATGCTTCTCCAAAGGATGCAAACGGCATTCGCGGATCATACGAAGAGTGTATAATCGGACTAAAGATAGCCGACTTAACTCAGCCGCTTGAAATTATTCGTAAAATTCACTCTTACGATCCATGTATCGCTTGCGCGGTTCACGTTATGGATACTAAGGGAAATAAGATTAGCGAATACAAAATAAATCCAAATTTGTAA
- the cybH gene encoding Ni/Fe-hydrogenase, b-type cytochrome subunit yields the protein MSHHKPDRISEYEFSIGLRLTHWIRFVAIAFLVVSGFYISYVFIAPEVTNEPTIFLNAKWRAAHQVAGFILIAVTIFKLYLFFFDKLSRKELASIYDFFSPKVWIAQIKYYIFLGPHPHLRGVYNPLQFASYLFFYLVLFVICLTGMVLYVHVYHEGLGGLFYEPMRYFEELMGGLANVRTIHRVAMWIIMIFVPVHIYMAVFNAVKGKNGAMDAVVSGYKFVKEEH from the coding sequence ATGTCACATCATAAACCCGATCGCATCAGCGAATACGAATTTTCGATAGGTCTTAGGCTTACGCACTGGATTAGATTTGTAGCGATTGCATTTCTAGTCGTAAGCGGGTTTTATATATCTTATGTGTTTATAGCTCCTGAGGTTACTAACGAGCCTACGATATTTTTAAATGCAAAATGGCGCGCGGCTCATCAAGTGGCGGGATTTATACTCATCGCGGTTACGATATTTAAGCTTTATCTTTTCTTCTTTGATAAGCTTAGTAGAAAAGAGCTTGCTAGTATTTATGATTTCTTTAGTCCAAAAGTTTGGATAGCGCAGATCAAATACTACATATTTTTAGGGCCGCATCCGCACCTAAGAGGCGTGTATAATCCGCTTCAGTTTGCGTCATATTTGTTCTTTTATCTTGTGCTTTTTGTGATCTGTTTAACAGGCATGGTGCTTTATGTGCATGTTTATCACGAAGGGCTTGGTGGGTTATTTTATGAGCCGATGAGATATTTTGAAGAGCTTATGGGCGGACTTGCAAACGTTAGAACGATTCACCGCGTAGCGATGTGGATCATAATGATATTTGTTCCGGTTCATATTTATATGGCCGTATTTAACGCGGTCAAAGGCAAAAACGGTGCTATGGATGCCGTTGTAAGCGGATATAAATTCGTCAAAGAAGAGCACTGA
- a CDS encoding hydrogenase small subunit yields the protein MREDVLARINERLNLLAKMPRVKNDSSITEALRAKGFTRRDFMKWAGAMTAFMALPASMTPIVAKAAELSDRLPVIWLHMAECTGCSESLLRTDTPTIDSLIFDYISLEYHETIMAASGWQAEENLEHAIEKYKGKYILLVEGGIPMGATEGYLTVGPLGYTGYYHAKHASENAAAIFAIGTCSSFGGVQAAKPNPSNSQALSKATSKPVINVPGCPPSEKNIVGNVLHYILFGTIPSLDVFNRPKWAYGLRIHDLCERRGRFDAGEFVQRFGDEGAKDGYCLYKVGCKGPYTFNNCSRERFNQHTSWPVQAGHGCIGCSEPDFWDTMGPFEEPMGDRLYNTVLGLGADNVSDKIGIGVLALAGIGMAAHAAIATFAKDKDEKKA from the coding sequence ATGAGAGAGGATGTCCTAGCTAGGATAAACGAACGTCTTAATCTTTTGGCTAAGATGCCAAGAGTAAAGAATGATAGCTCTATCACCGAGGCTTTAAGGGCAAAAGGCTTTACTCGTCGTGATTTTATGAAGTGGGCTGGTGCGATGACTGCTTTTATGGCGCTTCCTGCATCTATGACGCCTATCGTCGCAAAGGCTGCGGAGTTAAGCGATCGCTTGCCTGTGATTTGGCTTCATATGGCTGAATGTACGGGCTGTTCTGAAAGCTTACTAAGAACAGATACTCCTACGATTGATAGTTTGATATTTGACTATATCTCACTTGAATATCACGAGACTATCATGGCTGCTTCAGGCTGGCAGGCTGAGGAGAATTTGGAGCATGCCATAGAAAAGTATAAAGGAAAGTATATTCTTTTAGTGGAAGGCGGTATCCCTATGGGAGCTACTGAGGGATATCTTACCGTAGGACCTCTTGGTTATACGGGATATTATCATGCAAAACACGCTAGCGAAAACGCCGCAGCTATCTTTGCTATCGGAACCTGTTCTAGCTTTGGCGGAGTTCAAGCTGCTAAGCCAAACCCTTCAAATTCTCAAGCTCTAAGCAAGGCTACAAGCAAACCCGTTATAAACGTTCCTGGCTGTCCTCCGAGTGAGAAAAATATCGTTGGAAACGTGCTTCATTATATTTTATTTGGGACTATTCCTTCGCTTGATGTGTTTAATCGTCCAAAATGGGCTTACGGGCTTAGAATTCACGATCTTTGTGAAAGACGCGGACGCTTTGACGCAGGCGAATTTGTTCAAAGATTTGGCGATGAAGGCGCAAAAGACGGATACTGCTTATATAAAGTCGGCTGCAAGGGTCCATATACGTTTAACAACTGCTCACGCGAGAGATTTAATCAGCACACGAGCTGGCCGGTTCAAGCGGGTCACGGCTGCATAGGTTGTAGTGAGCCTGATTTCTGGGATACGATGGGACCGTTTGAAGAGCCTATGGGCGATAGACTTTACAATACCGTTTTGGGACTTGGCGCCGATAACGTAAGCGATAAGATCGGTATAGGAGTTTTGGCTCTTGCAGGTATTGGTATGGCAGCGCACGCAGCTATCGCTACTTTTGCAAAAGATAAAGATGAGAAAAAGGCGTAA